The Corylus avellana chromosome ca11, CavTom2PMs-1.0 genome contains the following window.
ATTCCACATCTAGAATCACAGGTTTCGGAAATATATACCCATCTGGATATATCTGGGTATCTAGGGGATGGTCCAAAAATTTGAAGGTTCTGGTGTCATAGGACAGATTTGAAAAACTGCTAAGAATTCTTATTTGGTGGGCTAAGCTGAGGGGAAGCTATGATTTTAGGGTTTATGATGGCGGtggaagtaattttttttataagtaatagtCCTTTCTTATTAAAATCAGTGGAAGTATTTAAAGTTTGTAGATTGTTGTACTTTGAGAATTTGCTGGCTGAAAAGTTACAGGGGTTTGGAATTGAGACATttgttggaggaaatttttttcacAGATAGATCAAGGGTTTGGGCTGCTTCGACAAGAGTTTGGGATGAATAGGACCTCAGTTTATGAAATTACTTAATTGTGAGGGAGAGCTAAAGATAGCAGGGGCTGATACTGATCTGATTACTGATTACTTATTACTTATTACAATGACTACAACAGTGCAGAAAGTCAAAGAATGGTATGCAGAGAATTAAAGGAATTTGAAGAATGGAGGGACAAGAATAAGTAGAGAACTTTTTTGGTCCCATCATCAGGTCCCTGACAAATTCTTCTTTGTCATATCTTGGGGGAAATGCAACAATTTGGAGGTTCTGGTGATGTAGTATAGACTTGGAGAACTACTTCTATGCTTATTTAGTGCACTGCGCTAAGGAAAACTGTGTGTTTAGACATTATAATAGTAAAGGAAAGGGTTCGCGGCGTAGACTTATTTTATCCCTAGACTCTTACTGAATGACCTTAAAAAACATGCAAGCTTTGCCTGTATCAGATCTCAAATATGAGACCAACAATTTGAAAGCTTTGTATACACATTGTTGGTAACCTACATGTTGAAAACCTTAAATAGCCGAAACTTACTTGAAAAGCAGCTACTTGATTCTTTTTCATGTGACAGCATCATCTAGGTAATGGGACTAGTGATTAGAGAAGAGTATACACCAGTTTTATTCCTAGTTTAAATTAGACATGATTTCTACATGATGAAATTGGATATATATCCATCGAAAGTGTTTCAGATTCAACTAATACAGTATTTAGAATCCTTTAACCGATGCTGTTGATTTTCTTTGaagattaacttaaatttttggcCCTAAATGATCTGTTACATGGATTATGCTTGTGATATGTATCTTTTAAGGTATAACCTACAACTCCTGCTTTTGTTTTGATGTCAGAGAGAGAACTTCAGATGCAGTACAAGTTCCATAGGAGTGCAAGCTCAGCTGTGTACACTCTCACAGATAATCAAAGTCATTGATCCAAAGCTTCATCAACACCTTGGTATCTATTCCTATAATTTTTCTcgtaatttttatatttacattagtttttagcatctatttaatatttactCCTTTGCACCATAGACCTAGTTGCTTGTCACTCCACTCCCTGAAAATTTACACAATTTAACAAAACTAGCGGAAAGAATCAGTTggagataagaaaaaaaatcttacagAAAAAAATGGGTGGAAAATTTGAAGTTGTGATACAAAGGTTTCCTCAGTATGATTCCTGTTAAGTGGAATTTTGTGAACTACTTGCTAGAATGAATGAAACTCAGAGAATTGATTTTATTCTATGTTGTTTGGAAAATCCTACATGCAttcattaaaatattgttgttaaTAGTTATCAGTTTCAATGACTTATCAtcaaaaatttaagttatgAAAGAGTGTTAGTTATTATGTTTTCATTGAGCACTTCTCTTTAGCCCCAGACTACTGTCTTAGAATGTGATGGGGTCTTGCCTCTCTTAACTTTCCCAAAAGTTGATTAGGTTTCGCATGTTTCCGTGCATTTGATGCAGCCTGTTCTgatttcaaaaatacttttGGGTTGTTTATGGAAAAAACGCACTGGGACAGTGTTGTGCACTGTAGTCACAGATCGACCCAGTTTATGTTAGTTGCAGTAACAGGCGAACAAGGCTACCGTCCTTTTTGTGGTTTTGTAATGTTCGAACAAAATAGTTGACTCACTTTCTAGGGTTGAAGAAGACCTGAAAGCATCTGTGCATTGTCTAAAACCAGTGCTGAGTGAAGGCAtaaaaaaacaacttaaaaaatatgcataataaaaacaaataaatgcaGTCCATGTAGCCTCCCCCTCTGTACCTTACACCTGCATAAGAATGGAGCATGATTTTTGGTATGCATTTGCACCTGAAGAGACCCTTATCCATCAGCTAAAACGTCATTTCTTCTATTTGGCAGAGGATCTAGATGGTGGGGAGTATTTGTTTGCATTTCGCATGCTGATGGTACTTTTTAGGAGAGAATTTTCCTTTGTGGACACATTGTATCTTTGGGAGGTAAGGTGAAACTTCTGTATTCAGTTAAACCTTTCAAGAAATGGTGGTTGAGGCTTGTGGTCTTAGGGAGTATCACCCCATAGATCTCAAGTTCGAGACTTGTTAGGTGCAAATTCTTCCTTGGGGCCACACTCCCTAGTGTAAAAGCTAGCGATTTACCCTGATTTGTATAAGGAAACTTTTGAGGGTGCGGTGTACGGATCCAAAGTTTACTCtacaggggtgggtccgaacGGCCCTGCCTTGTCGAGATtctttgttataaaaaatatatatatataaaaaaaaattgggcactttttacttaattaaaagCCACTGTTTCACATAGCCTTGATGGAACTCAAGGTTACATGAATTCAATGTAATTAGTATATTGGAGCCTCTATTTTGGATTTTCTATTGATACGCTTATTTTAAGGCAGTAATATAGATTGGTTTCAGCTGATGTGGGCCATGGAATACAACCCAAACATCTTCACATCATATGAAGGCCCAAGAGATGCTACGGATAGTGGTTTTGCTCCCAAAATAAATCACAAACTGCTGAAGCAATATGGAGAATTCGAGAGGAAGATCGTAACAACTGGACGAAGAGAGCAACACAGTGcacttgctgtttttcttgttgcAAGTATTCTTGAGACCAAGAATAAGCAACTTCGAAAGAAAGCCAAGGGTTTGGATGATATTGtcaaggtctctctctctctctctcactcttgtATGCAATTGTTCATACATATTATTGCATATATGTGACATTTATCTTATAGTGGAACTTTCTCCCTAGATCTTGGGTGACATAACTGGAAATCTGGATGCTAAAAAAGCATGTAAGGATGCATTAAAGATCCACAAAAAGTATTTGAGCAAGGTAGCTTCATCCTTTTGCCCTCTCCTATTTTAAACTTATCTGTTAGTCTGCCAGATCTTTCTCTATGTCATGTGTaggttttttttcaaatggtctCTTTGAAGAACATATGATAAGACACTCCTTTCTGTTGATGAATAATCGGGTTCACCAATTCAAATCTTGTTTGTATATTATTACTCATCTATGAAAATCGAAATAACCTAACAGCTCTATGTTCATGCAGACCAACAAGTCATAAACAAAGTTAGTGATCATCAATCAACTCCCTACCTCGGCGGCATTGGCAGAGGGTTCACTTTGCAGagaatttaaattaatttttttgtcgAGTTCCGTTCGGccatatattttttgttgtagGCTTTGTGCTCAAGATGTTGATATGATATGCTTCTGCAGCATAATGGTTTTAGCAGTTTTATTTGAGAGCCTTGTACTCTTCTTTTCTGCACAAGATCATGTGCTGTTGTATGCAAGGCTATTGAaacataaatcaaaattttggcAGATTTACCCAAATCACAGATGCCCAGATGCATTTTCTAAGACAACTCATATTATTTCTTCCATTTAAGTGTGCTTAAAACCTATGTGGAGTTGGCAACGTGTCTGGCCTTCATTGGATAGAACGGGTTTAATTGGCGTTCTTAATCTTGCTGATTTAATTCCCACGTGTCAATCACACAGATAATTTTGATTTGCACCAATCAAAAACGCAAGTAATATCAAAATCACACCTAACCTCCATTCAATGAAATTTGTGTTAAAATGGAGGACCTGTTCAAAGCACTTTCCAGATTTGCTCTGTTTCTTTCCAAAGTCTAGTCAAATACACTGAAACACTGGTGctaattatttcctttttaggAACGTTCTTCGTGACCCAGGGTTTTTTGTTAGTGCATGGAAAAGTATGAAATGAGATTCCTAGTTCTATAAATACCTCCGACCAAACAAAGTGGAACCATTCAATTACTATAAAGAGGTTGCTTCTATTCCTTGTCTTCCACTAAAGTCTAAACAGCCAAACAAGTGTGCTAAACAAGTGTCCTTCTCATCAAAGGTTTCACAACAGAAGAATGATGTTAGGTTGTAAGAAGCTTCAACAATGGGGCCGGGTCATtcttttgactcattttcaataatttttaagtctttattttattttattttatttttcactgtTGTGGTTGTTTTGGGTtaccctaccctttattattattattattattattattttatgtactTTTCCAGCTTCCCTTTcccataggaaaaaaaaaaagcctcaacAATTTTTATCCACAGtcaaaagtaaaaacataaaacaagtCATGAAGGGCACTAGAATTGCAAGTTTTCAGTAGATAATAAAGTTCAGGCCgaaaggaaaaattaaacacAATCCTCTAAAATTTTCAACTAGCTTTCCTTTTCCATCTTTCAGCAccgatttggcttaggtgctgtaaaaaaaaactacGGCATATGAGCTATAGTTTTTTCGACGGTCCTGATTCAACTTTATTGTCCttctttctcataaaaatacGGAATCAAATATGCACCCTTGAAAAACACTACAATGTATATGCcgtatttttttcaaagcacctttattaatttcttttttaagaaatacTTCTTTACATTATGACGTTCATCTCGTATATATTCCCGTTGAGTTGGCATGCTCCATCTATATACGCAAGATGGAcattaaaatgcaaaaaaaaaaaaaaaaaaacatttatttaaatgTGAACTTGTAGGAGGGGACCAAAGATAAAATAACATCTTAATTTAGCTTTTCTTCATGCAATCATGACATGCATTAATTTAGAGTAAAGTAAATGAATTTTGAACAAAGTTAGTCCAAAAAATGGAGACACCATTGTTAATCAAAAGTTGCAAACGCATGAAGCTTTGTTGTATATGGCAATGCCTTGGTCTCTCACATTGAAGTGCATGCtcgaagaaagaagagaaaaatatattacatTAAAACCTCGTGAAAAAAATCTTCATAATAGCTTTTCCTCGTGCATGTATAACTCTTATGAGGAAAGAGAAACATTAATGGACTTCTAATTTTGTGAGTGCAAacgaataaataaaatagagaaagaaattgGAAATTTGTTCCCCGAAAGAGAGATTTTTAAATGAGAACCTTCACGATCTTTTATCGCTTTTGTAATTACTTTTCCAAATTCATATTGTTTATTCCATTTAAGTTTACAACCAAAGAGTAATTAGACGAGTGAAACAAGAAATTATAacaacctaaaataaaataagaaaattacaaataaccaaaacaatacaaaaaaaagtacacTATCCCTTGCAATAATACATTCAACCGCTCCGGGGAGGAGGCGGTCATCGCACTAGTCTCTGAGGGGGTTGTCTTTGCCCTAGTCTTTGAGGGGGAGGGACTCCAACTAGTCTCTATCTCATGGTTGCCGCAACAACGTACACAGACACTTACCGATGATATAGTACTGCATAGACAGCATTTTGTGCACCCAGGACGAGGAGGAGTACACcctgccaaaaaagaaaaatcaagcaaatCCATAAAAGTAACATTACATAGGTTTTTATAATGAATACCTGCTACTAGGGTTattatactttaatttttattatgattttttttctttccaaactgaCTTGTCAGTTGATAAGtgatgaaatgattaaaaagaaaatacaactTATCAATTTAGTTACTTAGCAGCTTATTTGTCAATCATACACTCAACTCAGTCACTTTATCAATTATGGATTGTTACGCCGATTCGTAAGGAAATTTGAGTACCCAAAGTATTTTCCTTTTATCATATCTTATATATtccaataataatgaaaagacagaattttttttttctttggcattTAGCATGAGTTTATGATGGTGTGAGATGGTAGTATAGAACTATAGATTGATAAGCTTACACGAATCATTATATGGAGGTGGAGCTCCGGCAACGCTAGTGAGATTGATGTTGGCTGCTTCTGTCAGATTaccaatcatcatcatcataaacaCCCACAATACAATTCTTGAAGTTGCCATTTTCATTGCTTTTgtcttcaacacctacaaacCCACGTCCAAAccaaatacaccaaaatatcaaCACATATATCCAACATTAACTTAAGCTaaactaaaacttttttttttttaaatgacggGAAATTTCTTCAACGCATGGCCACTTTGGACCCGTGTAAAGTGTTTCTTCCACACAGATCAGATAAGACTCAAATACAACGACATGAGAGAGAGTGAGGAGGGAGAGGAGAATTACCTTATCAGTTTCTTCCTCCTGATGAACTCTGGCTTGAACTGGGTTTTCCACAGCTGAAAAACTCCTTATATTTATAATGAAGGACAGGGGATTGTTCCTCTACGGAGAACCAATCAGATTTTGCTGAAGGAGTTTGCTTTTCTAACAAGTTATATTATTCAACCATCTAGATGATCATAAAGTGGAAATTAATTTAGTGGTTGGAACCAACGTGACAACAATTCTGGGTTACTCGCCAAAGCTAATCTTTCCATTTTAGGAAGGTTGATCGTGAGCAATGTTTTTTCGTTTATGGAAAGTGAGGAAGCCGACAAGGCCAAACATTGAATAAAACTCTCTTTGTCAAGTTCCCAGTCAAAGACGATTATGCTTTTTCATCTTCTGTTTGAATAATAACATCTTGACCAAGGTGGCCGATGATTCAAcctaagaaaattttcaaagtggTTAAGTATATATTACGGAATCCATTCGAATTCTGCAATGACAATCTTCTTATATGATTAGTGTAAAACATCTTGGTTTTTATTGATATTCTGGTAATGTTAGGTCAGGTTATGACTCAATCAGACCTAACGGAGCGCCTACAGTTTTAAGTCTGTCATGTGCGGCTCTCAACAAATAGATGCATACTACTATGATCACTTCCGAGTAGAATAACCATAGTTCATCTTCTCAACCTActattttaattagaaaaaaataataataacttcttAGAAAAGCAAATTCCTTGGCACGAGTAATCAATAAGAAAAGAAGCAGGAACGTACACATCCATTAACCATCAATTAGAATTATATTCATAATGTTATTCCTTATTGCCGTACGTAGCTAATTGTCCAGTGTCCACCCTTTCTCAATTTTAggattttcaacaatttgtttaATAGATTACCGCCACCAACACAAgagacaaaataataataataataataataatctcgaatttatatatttattgtatagtgtgtatatatacattcattatatatatatatatatatatatatatatatataaacgaacTAATACaatcttataaaaataattaataaaattgatgtcttttatgtgtttattttgatGGGTCATTGGTGCCATTGTCCAATAAAAGGAGGCTATTAAAATAGAAATCCTTTTGTTTGTGATTAACGtggatttgatttgtaattaatttctcttaattcaaggaatttgttttgtatttaaaattatgCTAAAGCTCTATAGAGTCATGTACACAAATCACACATCAAGGAAAATATAGCCTATAGGAAAATGCTAGATGCTCTCCTGGTGTTCTGCTAGTAGtaggtgtatattattttataaaaaaacaaaaaagaaagtgtcCCGTATTTCTCTCACTCGTTTTTTAGAAAATAGTATCCACCTA
Protein-coding sequences here:
- the LOC132165810 gene encoding uncharacterized protein LOC132165810, translating into MKMATSRIVLWVFMMMMIGNLTEAANINLTSVAGAPPPYNDSWCTPPRPGCTKCCLCSTISSVSVCVRCCGNHEIETSWSPSPSKTRAKTTPSETSAMTASSPERLNVLLQGIVLL